A stretch of the Erpetoichthys calabaricus chromosome 3, fErpCal1.3, whole genome shotgun sequence genome encodes the following:
- the LOC127526939 gene encoding trace amine-associated receptor 13c-like, with amino-acid sequence MDLSEQQTVHYCSDSGNASCFREIRATSVCVILYLISGAVVMITIAGNLVVIISISHFKQLHTPTNLLVLSLAVADLLIGAIVMPFTVIQSIETCWDFGHIFCFFYTFCLVLLTSASVNNLVLIAVDRYFALCDPFFYSSKITNNLTLLLILFSWIIALCYTVAVVYFKVNLEDAEGFNNCSNNCLFVLNPAWGLIDLMFSFLLPCFAMLCLYTRIFFVVKKHIRAIHSITVQVGANNGKQKVASFSERKAAKTLGIVVIVFFICWVPYHICTIIDSYMDYSVPSLLMYIFSWLIYINSSMNPIIYALFYPWFRKSSKLIITLKICSHASSLINLYSESH; translated from the coding sequence ATGGATCTGAGTGAACAGCAGACGGTGCATTACTGTTCAGATTCTGGAAATGCTTCTTGCTTCAGAGAAATACGAGCAACATCAGTGTGTGTGATACTCTACCTGATTTCAGGAGCAGTGGTAATGATTACAATTGCCGGAAACCTGGTGGTTATCATttccatttcacattttaaacagcTTCACACACCAACTAATCTTCTTGTGCTCTCTTTGGCCGTGGCAGATCTGCTCATAGGTGCAATTGTAATGCCTTTCACAGTTATTCAGTCTATAGAAACCTGTTGGGATTTTGGAcacatattttgctttttttatacattttgcctCGTATTGCTAACATCAGCTTCTGTAAATAATTTGGTGTTAATAGCTGTTGATCGATACTTTGCTTTGTGTGACCCATTTTTTTACTCTagcaaaataacaaataacttaactttgcttcttattttattttcatggatCATAGCTTTGTGTTACACAGTAGcagttgtttattttaaagtaaatttggAAGATGCAGAAGGATTTAATAATTGCTCAAATAACTGTCTATTTGTGTTAAATCCAGCTTGGGGCTTAAttgatctcatgttttcatttcttttgccctgttttgcaatgttatgtttatacacaagaatattttttgttgtaaaaaaaCATATAAGAGCTATTCATTCTATAACGGTTCAGGTAGGCGCTaataatgggaaacaaaaagtTGCAAGTTTTTCAGAACGAAAAGCTGCAAAGACATTAGGAATTGTAgtgattgtgttttttatttgctggGTGCCATACCACATTTGTACAATTATTGATTCTTATATGGATTATTCAGTCCCCTCTCTTCTAATGTATATTTTCTCATGGCTCATCTATATTAATTCCAGCATGAATCCAATAATATATGCGTTATTTTATCCATGGTTCAGAAAATCATCAAAACTAATTATAACTTTAAAGATCTGTAGTCATGCATCTTCCTTAATCAACCTGTATTCTGAAAGCCATTAG